A single region of the Coprobacter tertius genome encodes:
- a CDS encoding TetR/AcrR family transcriptional regulator, translating to MVKTREKLVDVARQLFARVGIENTTMNDIAIASNKGRRTLYTYFKNKNEIYRAVVESELKHLYQRLCNVVNRDLPPEEKLVTYISTRFEAMKETVSRNGSLRAEFFRDIWKVEQARKNIDAQEVELLKRILQEGVAGGVFQMPNVAVTATILHYSLKGLDVPYIRDNFSDLSVERFRLKEYITDFILYGIKK from the coding sequence ATGGTAAAAACAAGAGAAAAGCTTGTTGATGTAGCTCGTCAATTGTTCGCTCGGGTAGGGATAGAAAATACGACGATGAATGATATTGCCATAGCATCGAATAAGGGACGCCGCACATTATATACCTATTTTAAAAACAAGAACGAGATATACCGGGCGGTTGTCGAATCGGAGTTGAAACATCTTTATCAGCGTCTTTGTAATGTCGTAAATCGGGATCTTCCCCCTGAAGAAAAACTGGTGACATATATTTCTACTCGTTTCGAGGCGATGAAAGAAACTGTTTCCCGGAACGGTTCTTTGAGGGCGGAGTTTTTCAGGGATATTTGGAAAGTGGAGCAGGCCCGGAAAAATATCGATGCGCAGGAAGTAGAATTATTGAAGAGGATTTTACAAGAGGGAGTAGCAGGCGGAGTATTTCAGATGCCGAACGTTGCCGTTACGGCAACCATATTGCATTATTCATTGAAAGGTCTGGATGTTCCTTATATCCGTGACAATTTTTCTGATTTGAGTGTAGAACGGTTTCGTTTGAAAGAATACATAACCGATTTTATATTGTACGGAATAAAAAAATAA
- a CDS encoding 3-oxoacyl-ACP synthase III family protein, whose translation MFINATGFYIPEGRVSNDHFLEVNGLTSDWILQRTGIKTRSKAGEGENTQTMGFAAIRSAIPALPYPIEDVDLVVSACYSPYDTVATLAHWAQKEFNIEKAKALYLSSACSSFANGLEVVEGYFAMNKASKALIICSEHNTYYSNESDPKCGHLWGDAAVALFVSKEPQKEEEAEILDIFTKGLGHIGKGPEAVHLKPKEEGISMPEGRDVFMHACKYMIDVLENITSKQNITIADLDYIICHQANMRIVANIAHLLNLDESRFLNNIQELGNTGSASAMLVLAQNIAKMKKGTKVGLTVFGGGYSSGGFLVRI comes from the coding sequence ATGTTTATTAATGCGACTGGATTTTATATCCCGGAGGGCCGGGTATCCAATGATCATTTTCTTGAGGTGAATGGTCTTACGAGTGACTGGATCTTGCAACGCACCGGAATAAAAACACGTTCGAAAGCCGGTGAAGGTGAGAATACGCAGACAATGGGTTTCGCTGCTATCAGGTCGGCAATCCCTGCTTTACCTTATCCTATAGAGGACGTCGATTTAGTAGTATCGGCCTGTTATTCTCCTTATGATACGGTAGCGACATTAGCGCATTGGGCTCAAAAAGAATTTAATATAGAGAAGGCTAAGGCCCTTTATCTTTCTTCAGCTTGCTCTTCTTTTGCCAATGGTCTTGAAGTAGTAGAAGGATATTTTGCGATGAATAAGGCTTCTAAAGCCCTTATAATCTGTTCGGAACACAATACGTATTACAGTAATGAATCGGACCCGAAGTGCGGGCATTTATGGGGCGATGCGGCCGTTGCGTTGTTTGTTTCCAAAGAGCCGCAGAAGGAAGAAGAAGCCGAGATACTCGATATTTTTACCAAAGGTCTCGGACATATCGGGAAAGGTCCCGAGGCGGTACACCTTAAACCGAAAGAAGAGGGTATTTCAATGCCTGAGGGGAGAGACGTATTTATGCATGCATGTAAATACATGATCGATGTACTCGAGAATATTACTTCGAAACAAAATATAACGATTGCCGATCTCGATTACATCATTTGTCATCAGGCTAATATGCGTATCGTGGCTAATATCGCCCATTTGTTGAATCTCGACGAATCGCGTTTTCTCAATAATATTCAGGAACTCGGTAATACAGGTTCGGCAAGTGCAATGTTGGTACTGGCTCAAAATATTGCTAAAATGAAAAAAGGTACTAAAGTAGGACTTACTGTATTTGGAGGAGGATATTCCAGCGGTGGTTTTCTGGTGCGTATCTGA
- the fabG gene encoding 3-oxoacyl-[acyl-carrier-protein] reductase, whose product MKLLEGKVAVITGAARGIGKAIAIKFAQEGADIAFTDLAIDDNAKATEVEIAALGVKVKGYASNAANFEDTHKVVEDIVKDFGRIDILVNNAGITRDGLMMRMTESQWDMVINVNLKSAFNFIHAVTPFMMKQRSGSIINMASVVGVSGNAGQSNYSASKAGMIGLAKSVAKELGSRGIRANAIAPGFIITDMTAVLSDEVKAEWAKQIPLRRGGTPEDVANVCTFLASDLSSYVTGQVVHCCGGMNM is encoded by the coding sequence ATGAAATTACTCGAAGGAAAAGTGGCTGTTATTACCGGTGCAGCCCGTGGTATTGGTAAAGCTATTGCTATTAAATTTGCTCAGGAAGGAGCCGATATCGCTTTTACCGATCTGGCGATCGATGATAATGCAAAAGCTACCGAAGTTGAAATTGCGGCTTTGGGAGTTAAGGTAAAAGGCTATGCTTCGAATGCCGCTAATTTTGAAGATACCCACAAAGTGGTCGAAGATATCGTAAAAGATTTTGGTCGTATAGATATTCTGGTGAATAATGCAGGTATTACTCGTGATGGACTGATGATGCGTATGACCGAGTCTCAATGGGATATGGTGATTAATGTAAACCTGAAGTCGGCATTTAACTTTATACATGCCGTAACACCGTTTATGATGAAACAGCGTTCGGGCAGTATTATTAATATGGCTTCGGTTGTCGGTGTATCGGGTAATGCCGGTCAGAGTAATTATTCGGCATCGAAAGCTGGTATGATAGGTCTTGCAAAATCCGTTGCCAAAGAGCTGGGTTCTCGAGGTATACGTGCCAATGCAATCGCTCCGGGATTTATTATTACCGATATGACGGCTGTGCTTTCGGATGAGGTGAAGGCCGAATGGGCTAAACAAATACCTCTGCGTCGTGGAGGTACTCCCGAGGATGTAGCTAACGTATGTACTTTCCTCGCATCCGATCTTTCTTCGTATGTTACGGGACAGGTCGTTCATTGTTGTGGAGGAATGAATATGTAA
- a CDS encoding RNA polymerase sigma factor has protein sequence MNNSDFETELEKCRKKLYSYALWLTNDVYLAEDLVQETMIKAYLNKESFVCGNFMAWLRKIMRNHFVNDYRKAHRIEFIDYSDVKTEFFSTECHVEDEYDLEYINKALASHDENYGYMLGFYYMGYSYKEISEMFSLNIGTVKSRMHTLREELKIDLDEFRD, from the coding sequence ATGAACAACTCAGATTTTGAAACCGAACTGGAAAAGTGCCGGAAGAAATTGTATTCATACGCATTATGGCTTACTAATGATGTATATCTTGCCGAAGATCTGGTACAGGAAACAATGATTAAGGCATATCTGAATAAAGAAAGTTTTGTATGCGGTAATTTTATGGCATGGTTACGCAAAATAATGCGTAATCATTTTGTGAATGATTATCGTAAGGCGCATCGCATCGAATTTATTGATTATAGCGATGTTAAAACCGAGTTTTTCTCTACCGAGTGTCATGTCGAAGATGAATATGATTTGGAATATATCAATAAGGCTTTAGCCTCTCATGATGAAAATTACGGATATATGCTCGGCTTTTATTATATGGGATATTCTTATAAAGAAATATCAGAAATGTTTTCTTTGAATATCGGAACAGTAAAGAGCAGGATGCATACGTTGAGAGAAGAATTGAAGATCGATCTGGATGAATTTCGGGATTGA
- a CDS encoding plasmid pRiA4b ORF-3 family protein, with product MIYKFLLISDEVDNFAREISIDSEATFLDLHNAILDSVNFTKDQITSFFICEDDWEKKTEITLMEMDTSYEDDSWVMEDTRLNELLEDEKQRLLYIFDNMNERAFFMELREIIPGKNLEKPVCTKSIGNPPQQITVPEDFDKPAAAGDTGFGEDFYGDETFDPSELDEEGFNDLDMSEGASFGEDNRF from the coding sequence ATGATTTATAAATTTTTGCTTATATCCGATGAGGTCGATAATTTCGCCCGTGAGATCAGCATCGATTCTGAGGCAACATTTCTCGATTTACATAATGCAATCCTCGACTCGGTAAATTTCACTAAAGACCAGATAACCTCTTTCTTTATTTGTGAAGATGATTGGGAAAAAAAGACAGAAATTACACTGATGGAAATGGATACAAGCTATGAAGACGATTCGTGGGTGATGGAAGACACCCGACTGAACGAACTTCTCGAAGATGAGAAACAACGATTGTTATACATCTTCGATAACATGAACGAACGCGCTTTCTTTATGGAATTAAGAGAAATAATCCCGGGGAAAAACCTCGAAAAGCCAGTTTGTACCAAGTCTATCGGAAATCCACCCCAGCAAATAACGGTTCCGGAAGATTTCGATAAACCTGCCGCAGCAGGAGATACGGGGTTTGGAGAAGATTTTTACGGCGACGAAACTTTCGATCCGTCCGAGTTGGATGAAGAGGGTTTCAACGATCTCGACATGAGTGAAGGTGCCTCTTTCGGAGAAGATAACCGCTTTTAA
- a CDS encoding RluA family pseudouridine synthase, with the protein MEVVYEDNHIIIVNKTGSEIVQGDKTGDTPLSELLKSWLKEKYAKPGNVFVGVTHRLDRPVSGLVVFAKTSKALTRLNDMFRNGEIKKTYWAIVKNRPSQETGELRHYLVRNEKQNKSVAYDVMKPNAKEAMLTYRVIAHSDKYHLLEIDLKTGRHHQIRCQLAKMGCPIKGDLKYGAERSNPDGGISLHARYISFIHPVSKKQIEITAPVPGDNLWQAFEKQVSE; encoded by the coding sequence ATGGAAGTCGTATATGAAGACAATCATATTATTATTGTAAATAAAACCGGTTCGGAAATTGTGCAGGGAGATAAAACGGGAGATACACCTTTGTCGGAATTGCTGAAATCCTGGTTGAAGGAAAAATATGCTAAACCCGGCAATGTTTTTGTAGGAGTAACGCATCGTCTCGATCGTCCTGTCAGCGGATTGGTGGTATTTGCTAAAACAAGTAAAGCGCTTACCCGTCTCAATGATATGTTTCGTAACGGAGAAATAAAAAAAACTTATTGGGCGATTGTAAAAAATAGGCCCTCTCAGGAAACCGGTGAATTGAGGCATTATCTGGTACGGAACGAAAAACAAAACAAGTCGGTTGCTTATGATGTAATGAAACCGAATGCCAAAGAAGCTATGTTGACATATCGGGTAATCGCTCATAGCGATAAGTACCATTTATTGGAAATCGATTTGAAAACGGGACGGCATCATCAAATCAGATGTCAGTTGGCTAAAATGGGATGTCCTATAAAGGGAGATTTGAAGTACGGAGCCGAACGTTCTAATCCCGATGGCGGAATTAGTCTGCATGCCAGATATATTTCTTTTATACATCCGGTTTCTAAAAAACAAATCGAGATTACGGCGCCCGTTCCGGGAGATAATTTATGGCAGGCTTTTGAAAAGCAGGTATCGGAATGA
- a CDS encoding alpha-L-rhamnosidase, with the protein MKRTLLSLTGIILCLTFSLSAYAGIPVNLRCEYLTEPIGIDTDSPRLTWEIRSEKDGTSQTAYRLIIDTDPLNIEKGTGTFYDSGIIKSDKQRIEYNGKKLQPCTRYYWNITYWDENGTKSESSETSYFETGLKNTSWRGNWISDNRSIDFKPAPYFRKAFNINKEIKSARAYIAVAGLYELSLNGEKVGDHRLDPLYTRFDRKNFYITYDVTPQLSKGENVIGVLLGNGWYNHQSMAVWNFDKAPWRNRPAFCLDLRITYTDGTTEVIASGLDWKTSSGALIFNSIYTAEHYDARLEQKGWDKPGFDDSKWHHVGYRGAPSPRIVSQQVQPIRNVKEYTAKNIKKLNDTTYLYDFGQNMAGVTRLRTAGKAGTEIRLIHGERLGKNGHVDLSNIDVYHRPKDKTDPFQTDIVILSGNGTDEFMPRFNYKGFRYVEVVGTEPLQLDTASLKAYFMHSDVSPMGRVYGSNPIIEQLWQATNNAYCSNLMGYPTDCPQREKNGWTGDGHFAIETALYNYDGITVYEKWLADHRDEQQPNGVLPDIIPTGGWGYGTSNGVDWTSTIAIIPWNIYLFYGDDRLLKECYDNIKRYVDYIDNTYPSGLTSWGRGDWVPVKSHSSLELTSSVYYFIDATILAKAAAMFGKPEDEAHYKTLAEKIRRAINHKYLNEETGIYANGTQTELSVPLFWGVVPENLKEKVAENLAKKVCESDFHLDVGVLGAKAILSALSDNGQAETAYKIAVQNTYPSWGWWVVNGATTLLENWDLNATRDISDNHMMFGEIGGWFFKGLGGIKPDPENPGFKNIILQPNFIKDLPSFYSEHRTPYGLIVSKWTRKKNKINYTVEIPANCTATLLLPNDESPRILNSGKHSVTIKNK; encoded by the coding sequence ATGAAAAGAACCCTATTGTCCCTAACCGGGATAATTTTATGCCTTACATTTTCACTATCCGCTTATGCGGGCATTCCTGTAAATTTACGATGCGAATATTTGACCGAGCCGATCGGTATCGATACAGATTCTCCTCGCCTCACCTGGGAAATACGTTCGGAAAAGGACGGTACCTCACAAACCGCTTACCGCCTGATTATCGACACCGATCCTCTAAATATCGAAAAAGGTACCGGTACTTTTTATGACAGCGGAATTATAAAATCGGACAAACAGCGAATAGAATACAACGGAAAAAAACTTCAGCCTTGTACCCGTTATTATTGGAACATAACCTACTGGGATGAAAACGGAACAAAATCGGAATCTTCTGAAACCAGCTATTTCGAAACCGGTTTAAAAAACACATCGTGGAGAGGAAATTGGATATCAGATAACCGATCGATCGATTTTAAACCCGCTCCCTATTTTCGTAAAGCTTTTAATATTAATAAAGAAATAAAATCGGCCCGAGCTTACATCGCCGTAGCAGGACTTTATGAATTATCCCTCAACGGAGAAAAAGTAGGCGATCACCGACTCGACCCTTTATATACTCGTTTCGACCGGAAAAACTTTTATATTACCTACGATGTAACCCCACAACTTTCAAAAGGAGAAAATGTGATTGGTGTATTATTGGGCAACGGTTGGTACAATCACCAGTCTATGGCCGTGTGGAATTTCGACAAAGCCCCCTGGAGAAATAGACCCGCGTTTTGCCTCGATCTGCGAATTACTTATACCGACGGAACGACTGAAGTTATCGCATCGGGATTAGATTGGAAAACCTCTTCGGGAGCACTTATTTTCAACAGCATTTATACAGCCGAACATTACGATGCCCGCCTCGAACAAAAAGGATGGGATAAACCGGGATTCGACGACTCGAAATGGCATCATGTAGGTTACAGAGGAGCCCCTTCTCCCCGAATCGTTTCCCAACAGGTGCAACCGATACGAAACGTTAAAGAGTACACAGCGAAAAATATTAAGAAACTGAATGATACTACTTATCTGTATGACTTCGGACAAAACATGGCAGGCGTAACCCGTTTACGGACCGCAGGAAAAGCAGGTACTGAAATAAGACTTATCCACGGTGAAAGATTAGGAAAAAACGGTCATGTAGATTTGTCGAATATCGACGTTTACCACCGCCCGAAAGACAAAACCGATCCTTTCCAAACCGATATTGTAATCCTAAGCGGAAACGGCACTGATGAATTCATGCCGCGTTTTAACTACAAAGGTTTCCGCTATGTTGAAGTTGTCGGAACCGAACCGTTGCAACTCGACACAGCAAGCCTGAAAGCTTATTTCATGCATAGCGACGTATCTCCAATGGGTAGAGTATATGGTTCGAACCCGATTATCGAACAGCTGTGGCAGGCGACGAACAATGCGTATTGCTCGAATCTGATGGGGTACCCTACCGATTGCCCGCAACGTGAAAAAAACGGCTGGACAGGTGACGGACATTTCGCAATAGAAACCGCCCTGTATAATTACGACGGTATTACAGTATATGAAAAATGGTTAGCCGACCACCGCGACGAACAGCAACCTAACGGTGTATTACCCGACATTATACCTACCGGAGGCTGGGGATACGGAACATCGAACGGTGTAGACTGGACAAGCACAATAGCAATTATTCCTTGGAATATATATCTTTTTTACGGTGACGACCGGCTTCTGAAAGAATGCTACGACAATATAAAACGTTATGTCGATTATATCGACAACACTTATCCTTCAGGCTTAACGTCTTGGGGACGCGGAGACTGGGTACCTGTAAAATCGCATTCTTCATTGGAACTCACCTCTTCGGTATATTACTTCATAGATGCTACCATTCTTGCCAAAGCCGCCGCTATGTTCGGAAAACCGGAAGATGAAGCCCATTATAAAACTTTAGCCGAAAAAATACGCAGAGCCATCAACCACAAATATCTGAACGAGGAAACAGGCATATATGCCAACGGAACACAAACCGAATTAAGCGTTCCCTTATTCTGGGGTGTCGTACCTGAAAATCTTAAAGAGAAAGTCGCCGAAAATTTAGCAAAAAAAGTATGTGAAAGCGATTTCCACCTCGATGTGGGTGTATTAGGAGCAAAAGCCATCCTGAGTGCCCTGAGTGATAACGGACAAGCCGAAACCGCCTATAAAATAGCCGTACAGAATACATATCCGTCGTGGGGATGGTGGGTCGTAAACGGAGCGACTACCTTATTGGAAAATTGGGATTTGAATGCCACTCGAGATATCTCTGATAACCACATGATGTTCGGAGAAATCGGAGGCTGGTTCTTCAAAGGATTAGGCGGAATAAAACCGGACCCTGAAAATCCCGGATTCAAAAATATTATTCTGCAACCAAACTTTATAAAAGATTTGCCCTCTTTCTATTCGGAACATCGGACACCCTACGGACTGATCGTTTCGAAATGGACACGCAAGAAAAACAAAATAAATTATACGGTAGAAATTCCAGCCAATTGTACTGCGACCCTCCTATTACCGAATGACGAATCACCGCGCATTTTAAATTCGGGAAAACATTCTGTCACAATAAAAAACAAATAA
- a CDS encoding DUF4301 family protein codes for MLTQQDKEVIFRKGISEAQIESQLESFKKGFPFLTLYAPATTGNGILALNKNEIEKYLGIWDEYLKKNRKIVKFVPASGAASRMFKALFEFLGAKYTSPETDAEKTFFENISYFAFYDDLNKVCLKNEGKNIDELLSVGKFKAIVSNLLLPEGLDYGSLPKGMLKFHRYAQASRTAMEEHLVEGALYAGNTGGEVSVHFTVSHEHLPLFKERVTQKQPEYEKKYGVRYDISFSEQKSSTDTIAADSENHPFRDNGTLLFRPGGHGALIENLNDIDADVIFIKNIDNVVPDRLKDITVQYKKVIGGILISLQQQIDEYTSLLESGKYTIEDLREVIDFLQHKLFIRNPETKLLEDGELAIYLLKKLKRPIRVCGMVKNIGEPGGGPFLARNQDATYSPQILESSQIDMNDPESKKMFETSTHFNPVDLVCAVKNAKGDKYDLRKFVDKNTGFISMKSKNGKELKALELPGLWNGAMSDWNTLFVEVPIETFNPVKTVNDLLREQHQG; via the coding sequence ATGTTAACACAACAAGACAAGGAAGTTATATTCCGTAAAGGAATTTCGGAAGCCCAAATCGAATCACAACTCGAATCTTTCAAAAAAGGATTTCCATTTCTTACGCTTTATGCACCTGCCACAACAGGAAACGGAATATTAGCCCTGAATAAAAACGAAATCGAAAAATACCTCGGTATCTGGGATGAATATCTGAAAAAAAACCGGAAAATCGTAAAATTCGTACCGGCATCGGGTGCTGCTAGCCGCATGTTTAAAGCCCTTTTCGAGTTCCTCGGAGCAAAATATACATCGCCGGAGACCGATGCCGAAAAAACCTTTTTCGAGAATATCTCCTACTTTGCGTTTTACGACGACCTGAATAAAGTATGTCTAAAAAACGAAGGAAAAAATATAGATGAACTTCTGTCGGTCGGCAAATTCAAAGCGATCGTTTCAAATCTTTTGTTACCGGAAGGACTCGATTACGGCTCTCTTCCGAAAGGAATGCTGAAGTTTCACCGATATGCGCAAGCCTCTCGCACAGCAATGGAAGAACACCTGGTAGAAGGGGCCTTGTATGCCGGCAACACCGGCGGAGAAGTTAGCGTACATTTCACCGTCTCTCACGAGCATCTTCCTCTTTTTAAAGAACGAGTAACCCAAAAACAACCAGAATACGAGAAGAAATACGGAGTACGTTACGACATCAGTTTTTCCGAACAAAAATCGTCGACCGACACGATAGCCGCCGATTCCGAAAACCATCCTTTCCGGGATAACGGAACCCTTCTTTTCCGCCCCGGCGGCCACGGAGCCCTCATCGAAAACCTGAACGACATAGACGCCGACGTCATTTTTATAAAAAACATAGATAACGTCGTACCCGACAGGCTAAAGGATATTACCGTACAATATAAAAAAGTGATCGGCGGGATACTTATTTCTTTGCAACAGCAGATCGACGAATATACCTCTCTTTTAGAAAGCGGTAAATATACGATCGAAGACTTACGCGAAGTGATCGATTTTCTGCAACACAAATTATTCATCCGAAATCCCGAAACAAAGCTGCTTGAAGACGGGGAGCTGGCAATATATCTGCTAAAGAAACTAAAACGTCCCATACGGGTTTGCGGCATGGTAAAAAATATCGGCGAACCGGGCGGCGGCCCTTTCCTCGCCCGCAACCAAGACGCGACTTATTCACCACAAATTCTCGAAAGTTCGCAAATCGACATGAACGATCCCGAATCGAAAAAAATGTTCGAGACTTCTACTCATTTCAATCCGGTAGATCTGGTTTGCGCCGTAAAAAATGCCAAAGGAGACAAATACGATCTGCGTAAATTCGTCGACAAAAACACCGGTTTCATTTCAATGAAATCCAAAAACGGAAAAGAACTTAAAGCACTCGAGTTACCGGGATTATGGAATGGCGCCATGTCCGACTGGAACACCCTCTTCGTAGAGGTTCCCATCGAAACGTTCAATCCGGTAAAAACTGTAAACGATCTGCTGAGAGAGCAACATCAAGGATAA
- a CDS encoding RelA/SpoT family protein, giving the protein MVKNTYFTPAERSDFLESYRSLSRSSRSLIGEKDFLRIRKLIAHAIESGNYLHDKNGINVLLRNMNTALILSKEVGLERSTLIAVLLYHVVQCDSLSLEDIKKEFGTDITKIINGLIKANSLYAKQEIVESENFRKLLLTFAEDVRVIIIMIADRLCLMRMINHHPNERYRMDVASEASYLYAPLAHRLGLYRIKSELEDLSLKYTNREVFTQIAHKLKETKRARDKYIEEFIAPVKKKLEEAGLTFEIKGRTKSIFSIWNKMKKQKADLEDIYDLFAIRVVLDTPEEQEKADCWKVYSIVTDMYQPNPQRLKDWLSIPKSNGYESLHITVFGPGNRWVEVQIRSKRMDEIAERGLAAHWKYKGLKGESGLDDWLNNVRDILESANNGPMELMKEFKMDLYDKEVFVFTPKGDLYKLPKGATVLDFAFLIHTGLGSKCVGARVNGKNQTIKYELRSGDTIEVLTAPSQSPKQDWLNIVTTSKARVKIKQALNEAQFKEAEFGKELLQRRFKNRKIEVDESILMRLIKKMGYKTVTDFYYALAQENLDVNTVLDNYLDLDRKEKENEDFSELRTAENFVPQLYDEDASKEDVLVIDQNLKGVEYKLSKCCNPIYGDEIFGFVSTQGSIKIHRIDCPNAFSMRSRFGYRVVKARWSGKQGSQYATVLRVVGHDDIGIVTNITSIISKEKNVSMRNISIESDDGLFQGHITVMVDDLSSLNSLIKKLKTVKGVKNVERTQ; this is encoded by the coding sequence ATGGTGAAGAATACTTATTTTACTCCGGCCGAACGTTCTGATTTTTTGGAATCTTATCGTTCTTTGTCTCGCTCGTCCCGTTCGCTAATAGGAGAGAAGGATTTTCTGCGTATTCGGAAATTGATAGCCCATGCGATCGAGTCGGGTAATTATCTGCATGATAAAAATGGAATAAACGTATTGTTGCGGAATATGAACACGGCTCTGATTTTGTCTAAGGAAGTCGGCTTGGAGCGCAGTACGCTTATTGCGGTTTTGCTTTATCATGTAGTGCAATGCGATTCTTTATCTCTCGAAGATATCAAAAAAGAATTCGGTACCGATATCACTAAAATTATTAACGGGCTGATAAAGGCTAATAGTCTTTATGCCAAACAGGAAATTGTGGAAAGTGAAAACTTTCGGAAGTTACTGCTGACGTTTGCAGAAGATGTGAGGGTAATTATTATTATGATTGCCGACCGCTTGTGTCTTATGCGTATGATTAACCATCATCCGAACGAAAGATACCGTATGGATGTGGCTTCTGAGGCCTCGTACCTGTATGCTCCGCTGGCGCATCGCCTGGGGTTGTATCGTATAAAATCGGAACTCGAAGACCTTTCTCTGAAATATACCAACCGGGAGGTTTTTACACAGATCGCTCATAAATTAAAAGAGACCAAAAGGGCTCGAGACAAGTATATAGAAGAATTTATCGCTCCTGTAAAGAAAAAACTCGAAGAAGCCGGTTTGACTTTTGAAATTAAAGGACGGACGAAATCGATTTTTTCGATCTGGAATAAGATGAAGAAGCAAAAGGCCGATTTGGAAGATATTTACGATTTGTTCGCCATTCGGGTAGTACTGGATACTCCCGAAGAGCAGGAGAAGGCCGATTGCTGGAAAGTGTATTCGATAGTTACGGATATGTATCAACCTAATCCGCAAAGGCTTAAAGACTGGCTTTCGATACCGAAAAGCAATGGGTACGAATCGTTGCATATCACTGTTTTCGGGCCCGGTAACAGGTGGGTAGAAGTGCAGATACGCAGTAAGCGTATGGATGAAATTGCCGAACGAGGACTTGCGGCGCATTGGAAATACAAAGGATTGAAAGGCGAGAGCGGCCTCGACGATTGGTTGAATAACGTGCGTGATATTCTCGAATCGGCAAATAACGGTCCTATGGAACTTATGAAAGAGTTTAAAATGGACCTTTACGATAAAGAGGTATTTGTATTTACTCCTAAAGGTGACTTGTATAAATTACCGAAAGGAGCTACGGTTCTCGACTTTGCCTTTTTGATACATACCGGTCTCGGTAGTAAATGTGTAGGAGCTCGTGTGAACGGCAAAAACCAGACTATAAAATACGAATTACGTAGCGGAGATACGATCGAGGTGCTGACTGCGCCTTCACAGTCGCCCAAACAAGACTGGCTGAATATCGTAACGACTTCTAAAGCACGGGTAAAAATAAAACAGGCTTTGAACGAGGCTCAGTTCAAAGAAGCCGAATTCGGAAAAGAATTGTTGCAGCGGCGGTTTAAAAATCGAAAAATCGAGGTGGATGAATCGATCCTGATGCGTTTGATAAAGAAAATGGGATATAAGACTGTAACCGATTTTTATTATGCGTTGGCGCAGGAGAATCTCGACGTAAATACCGTTTTGGATAATTATCTCGATCTCGACCGGAAGGAAAAAGAAAATGAAGATTTCTCGGAATTACGTACCGCCGAGAATTTTGTGCCTCAATTATATGACGAGGATGCTTCGAAAGAAGATGTATTGGTAATCGACCAAAATCTGAAAGGGGTCGAATATAAACTGTCGAAATGTTGTAATCCTATTTATGGGGACGAAATTTTCGGATTCGTATCTACTCAGGGGAGTATAAAGATACACCGCATAGATTGTCCCAACGCTTTTTCTATGCGATCCCGTTTTGGTTACAGGGTCGTTAAAGCACGCTGGTCAGGTAAGCAGGGGTCTCAATATGCTACCGTATTACGGGTTGTCGGTCATGACGACATCGGAATCGTAACCAATATTACTTCGATTATTTCAAAAGAGAAGAATGTGAGCATGAGAAATATTTCAATCGAGTCGGATGATGGACTTTTCCAGGGACATATTACGGTAATGGTCGATGATCTTTCGTCTCTGAACAGCCTGATAAAAAAACTGAAAACGGTAAAAGGGGTAAAGAATGTAGAGCGTACCCAATAA